A region of the Variovorax sp. 54 genome:
CCGGCGGCATCCAGCTGATCTGCAGCTGGTAGGTCACCATGACGGTGAAGGCGAACTTGAAGAGGTTGTCGTTCGCGGCCCCCGCGAACTGGGTCCAGAAGAAGGGTGCGAAGCGCCGCTGGCCGAGCAGCGCGAACTGGTTGGCGTGGGCGTTGGCCTCATGAACCACGGGCGCAGGTGCGGCGGCGGCGGGGGTTGTCATGCGATGCAATCTCCTCTTTGTCTTCTACCGCTGCGCCACGGCGTTCAGGTGCTCAGGTCGCGTCATGCCGCGATGGCGGCAGGGTCGGGATTGTGCCGCAGCAGCGTCGCGCGCCAGCCCTTTTCGAGGCGGTACAGCGCCATCAGCACGGGCAGGCCGGCCATCGACGCCACCAGGTGCTTGAGCGTGTGGCCCGACACGAGATGGCCGGTGGCTTCATAGATGGCGTGGTCGCCCAGCTCGAAAATCTTGGCCACCACATAGAACGCAATCACCCAGCCCAGCTTGAGGCCGACGGCGCCGCGCATCGGCCGGGTCAACGCCAGCGTGAGCACCAGCCCCATGCCACCGAACTGCACCAGCGCCCAAGGCAGCACGTTGCCGGTTTCCTGGCAGACCTCTGCGGCCAGCAGGCCGGCCGTGAGCACGAACCAGGCGGCCGGCCAGCCGGCGCGCTGGCTGACGCGTTCGCAGACGGCGATGCCGATCAGGCCCGCGAAGGCCACGGCCATGCCGGCGCGGTCGGCGGCGAGGCGGGGTGCGTCGGGCATCAGGTGATAGAAGGCCGAGCCGGCGGCGGTGGCGATCAGGCCGGCGAAGAACAGCCAGGCGCAGTCCAGCGTGTTGTCCGGTGGGTCGTTGGCGGGCGGCGCCAACGGGAACCCGGCCAGCGCCTCCTGGTGCGAGCGGTCGATGCGGTTGAGCCGGTACAGCCCGAGGCAGCCGATGACCAGGAACGGCAGGTTGCTCAGCACGTCCATCGCGTTGGGCAGGTGCAGCAGCGGCCGGTTGTCGGCGAACACCGAGGCGATCGCCACGTCGGCGGCCGGCAGCGCCGGGCCGAAGAAGGCGATGAGCAAGAGCAGCGCGAAGGTGAACAACAGTCCGCGTTCGCGGCGTGTCAGGGTGGGCAAAAGCATGGCGTTCCTCGGTGGGGGTGGTGGCTGGCGGGTGGAATTTAGTTGCCAGCCCTCTCCCAGGCATCGAGAATCGATACGAGGCACTATTTCACTCCCTTCGGTATCCTTTTCCAATACCTTCAACCCGCACTGCCCCCTCCATGAGTACCACTGTCGATCTGGTCCAGGCCCTCAAGAACGAACTCAAAAGCGCCCGCATGACGTATGCCGACCTGGCCCGGTCGCTGGACATGGCGGAGTCCAGCGTCAAGCGCATGCTGGCCAAGAGCGACATGCCGCTGTCGCGCGTCGACGCGATCTGCCGCGCCCTGAAGATCGATTTCGCCGAGCTGGCGCGGCGCGTGGCCGACGCCCAGCCGCTGCTGAAGGAGCTGACGCACGAGCAGGAAAAAGCCGTGGTCAAGGACAAGAAGCTGCTGCTGGTGGCGATCAGCGTGCTGAGCCAGTGGACGCTGGAGCAGATCGTGGCGTCGTACCGGATCACCGAGCCCGAGTGCATCGGCTGCCTGGCGCAGCTGGACCGCATCGGCATCATCGAGCTGCGCCCGCTCAACCGGTACCGCCTGAAGCTCGCGAAAACCTTCCGCTGGCGCCCGCACGGCCCGGTGATGGAGTTCTTCCGCGAGAACGTGGTGCTCGACTACTACAAGGGCGGCTTCGACGGCCCGGCCGAAGGCCTGCTGCTGGTGCACGGCTCGATCAGCCGCTCATTGGCACCGGCCTTCCTGGAGCGGCTGCAGCGCGTGGCGCAAGACTTCGCGCAGCAGCACCAGACCGACCAGAAGCTGTCGGCCAAGGACCGCGAGGGCTACACCCTGCTGCTGGGCATGCGCAACTGGGAGTTCGAGGCGTTCACGCGCCTGCGGCGGAACTGAAGGCCTGTCAGGGCTTGGCGGCTTCGAGCGCGTCGCGCGTGGTGCGCGCCGCATTCTTCGCCGCGTCGGCGAAGTCTTCGCCCGACGAGGCGTAAATGATCGCCCGCGACGAGTTCACGATGATCGGCGCGTCGGCGCGCCAGCCGGCGCGCACGGTGGCGACTGCGTCGCCGCCCTGGGCACCGACGCCCGGGATCAAGAGCGGCACCGTCGGCGCGAGTTCGCGCACGCGCTCGATCTCGGCCGGGTAGGTTGCGCCGACCACGAGGCCGAGCTGGCCGTTGAGGTTCCACGGGCCCTGCGCCAGGCGGGCGACGTGCTCGTACAGGAAGGGCTGGCCCTCGACGCTTGCGAGCCGCTGGCCCTGCAGGTCGGAACCGCCGGGGTTGCTGGTGCGGCACAGCAGGAAGGCGCCCTTGCCTTCGTGCTTGAGGTAAGGCGCGACCGAGTCGAAGCCCATGAAGGGCGACAGGGTCACGGCGTCGGCGCCGTAGCGCTCGAAGGCTTCGAGCGCGTACTGCTCGGCGGTGGAGCCGATGTCGCCGCGCTTGGCGTCCAGAATGGTGGGCACATGGGGCGCGTTGCGGCGCATGTGCTCCATCAGGCGTTCGAGCTGGTCTTCGGCGCGGTGGGCCGCGAAGTAGGCGATCTGCGGCTTGAAGGCGATGACCAGATCGGCCGTCGCGTCGACGATGCGCGCGCAGAAGTCATAGATGCGGCTGGCGTCGCCCTTGTACGCCCCCGGGAATTTGGCGGGCTCCGGGTCGAGGCCCACGCAGAGCAACGAACCGTTGGTTTGCTGCGCGGCGGCCAGCTTGTCGAGGAAAGTCATGGGGCCCGATTTTACGGACCCCGCCCGCAGGCCTCAGACCGTGGGGGTGGCTTGCTCCGCGGCCAGGCAGAGATCAGCCCAGGCGCGGGCCTTGTCGGCCGGGTTGCGCAGCAGGTAGGCGGGGTGGTACGTGGCAACCACCGGCACGCCATTCGCCGACGCCAGCGGCACGGCGCGACCGCGCAGCTTGCCCAGCGGATCGCGGCTTTGCATCAGGCTTTGCGCGGCCAGCGGGCCCATCGCCAGCACGATGCTCGGCGCCAGCGCCGCCGCGTGGGCGTCGAAGGCGGCATCGATCGGCTGCGGGCTGCCGGGCTGGCCGGCGGCCACGCCGCGGTGCGTGCGCATCAGGTGCACGGGCGTGCGACCGTCGTGCAGCTTCAGCGCGCGCAGCATGTTGTCGAGCAGGCGGCCGGCGTCACCCGCGAAGGGCTCGCCGTGGCGGCCGTCGGCCTCGGGCGGCATGTCGGCCACGACCAGCCAGCCGCCCTGCACCGGCGCCGTGGCATCGGCCTTGTCGGCGTACAGGCGGCAGGGCGCTTCGACCAGCACGGCGGCGCCTTGCGCCACGGGCGGTGCCGCGACGGGACGCGGGGCGGGGGCGGCCACGGGGCGGGCGACGGGCGCGGGTGCCGGGCGTGGCGGGGGCGGCGCGTCGTACGACTGATCGCGCTCGTCGAGCTCCAGCGGCGGACCTTCGGGCATGTCGGGCATGCCGGAATCGGCGGCCACCGGGGCCTCCGGCTCGGCTTCGGCTTCGATCTCGGGTTCCGGCGGCACAGGCCACCAAACCTTCACGCCCATCTCGTCGAGCATGGCGCGCTGGCGCGCGTCCAGGCGCAGGGTGTGTACAGCGGCGGTGTCCGTCATCGCAAAGCTCCCCAGGCGGAGCCTGTTTCGTTGAGGCGCATGCTCATGACGACCGCGTCTTCACGCTTGCCGTCGAACGCCGGGTAGTAGCCCTTGCGCACGCCGACGCTGCGAAAGCCTTGCCGCAGATAGATGTCGAGCGCGCGCCGGTTGCTTTCGCGCACCTCGAGCCAGAGCCACAGCGCGCCCTCGCCGCGCGACCAGCCGGCCAGCGCCTCGAGCATGAGCGGCGCCCAGCCCTGGCGCTGGAAAGCCGGCGCCACGGTGATGTTGAGCAGGTGCACCTCGTCCACGCCCTTCATGGCGACGAAGTAGCCGATGAGCGTTTCGCCCAGGCTGGTGCAGGGCGATTCGACACCCGCCGCCACGCCGGGCGCCAGCAGGCACTGGCAGTGGTAGCCCACGGCCATCGAATCGGTGAAGTTGGCGCGCGTCCAGGGGTGCGTGTAGGCCGTCTGCTCGACCGCGCACACGGCATCGATCCGCTCGACGGTGAGCGGTTCAAGACGGGCTTCGACGGACTGGAGGACAGCGCTCATGCGGGGCTTGGCGGAACGGCGACAGCAGCGGCAGCGGCCTTGATGGCGGCGCGTTCCTCGGTGGTTTGCGCCACTTTATCGCGAACATAGAGCGGCCAGGCCTGCGCGGCGGGCACGGTGCGTCCGGCCGCGAGCAGCGCGGGCGCCAGCCGCAGCATGGCGGCGGCCGTGGGCAGCACCTCGTGGCGGGCCGTGGCGGGCGCCAGGCGCGGGCCGTAGGCGGTGAAGGCGTTGCCGGCGAGCGCCCAGCCGGCCGGCACCTCGAGCGCCTCGGGGGCGAGCAGCAGCGGCTCGGGATCGCCGCCGAACGGGCCGGCGGTGTCGAAGTCGTAGTGCGCGGCGTAGAGCTGGTCCATGCGCGCATCGAGCACGGCCACCACGCGCTGCGCGCCGAAGGCATGACGCGCCTCGTCGGCCACGGCCAGCAGGGTGTCGACCGGCAACAGCGGCACCTTGGCGCCGAAGGCCAGGCCCTGCGCCACCGAGCAGGCGGTGCGCAGGCCGGTGAAGGAGCCCGGGCCGCGCCCGAAGACGATGGCGTCAAGCTCGGCCAGCGCGAGCCCCGCGTCGGCGAGCAGTTGGCGGATCAGCGGCAGCAGCGTGCTCGACGCCTGCGCGCCGCCCACGCCGCTGTGCGCCAGCACGCGGTCGCCGTGGCGCACCGCGACCGACAGGTGCTCGGTGCTCGTGTCGAAGGCCAGCAGCTTGTCAGACATTCGGACGCCCCATTCCCGCCGGGCACGGCGTCGGGCAGACCGGCGCCACGCGCACGGCCGCTGCCTTGCGCACGCCGAACAGAATGCCGCCCGTCACCAGCGCGAGCCCGGCGACCAGGCTCCAGTGCATCGGTTCACCCAGCCACAACACCGCGCCGAAGGCCGACAGGCCCGGCACCAGTGCCGTGATCATGGTGGTGCGCACGGGGCCGAAGTGCTGGATCATCTTGGTGAAGGTGATGCCGGAGATCACGACCGAGCCGAGGCCCTGGAAGGCCATCTGGAACGCGACCTCACCCCACGGCGCGCTGCCGATGTGGCTGACGACGGCACCCGAGGCCACCAACAGCGTGTAGACCGGCACGTAGGTCATGAGCGCGAACACGGTGATGGCGATGGTCGCGCGCACG
Encoded here:
- a CDS encoding uracil-DNA glycosylase family protein → MTDTAAVHTLRLDARQRAMLDEMGVKVWWPVPPEPEIEAEAEPEAPVAADSGMPDMPEGPPLELDERDQSYDAPPPPRPAPAPVARPVAAPAPRPVAAPPVAQGAAVLVEAPCRLYADKADATAPVQGGWLVVADMPPEADGRHGEPFAGDAGRLLDNMLRALKLHDGRTPVHLMRTHRGVAAGQPGSPQPIDAAFDAHAAALAPSIVLAMGPLAAQSLMQSRDPLGKLRGRAVPLASANGVPVVATYHPAYLLRNPADKARAWADLCLAAEQATPTV
- the pyrF gene encoding orotidine-5'-phosphate decarboxylase encodes the protein MTFLDKLAAAQQTNGSLLCVGLDPEPAKFPGAYKGDASRIYDFCARIVDATADLVIAFKPQIAYFAAHRAEDQLERLMEHMRRNAPHVPTILDAKRGDIGSTAEQYALEAFERYGADAVTLSPFMGFDSVAPYLKHEGKGAFLLCRTSNPGGSDLQGQRLASVEGQPFLYEHVARLAQGPWNLNGQLGLVVGATYPAEIERVRELAPTVPLLIPGVGAQGGDAVATVRAGWRADAPIIVNSSRAIIYASSGEDFADAAKNAARTTRDALEAAKP
- the rimI gene encoding ribosomal protein S18-alanine N-acetyltransferase, which gives rise to MSAVLQSVEARLEPLTVERIDAVCAVEQTAYTHPWTRANFTDSMAVGYHCQCLLAPGVAAGVESPCTSLGETLIGYFVAMKGVDEVHLLNITVAPAFQRQGWAPLMLEALAGWSRGEGALWLWLEVRESNRRALDIYLRQGFRSVGVRKGYYPAFDGKREDAVVMSMRLNETGSAWGALR
- the tsaB gene encoding tRNA (adenosine(37)-N6)-threonylcarbamoyltransferase complex dimerization subunit type 1 TsaB; amino-acid sequence: MSDKLLAFDTSTEHLSVAVRHGDRVLAHSGVGGAQASSTLLPLIRQLLADAGLALAELDAIVFGRGPGSFTGLRTACSVAQGLAFGAKVPLLPVDTLLAVADEARHAFGAQRVVAVLDARMDQLYAAHYDFDTAGPFGGDPEPLLLAPEALEVPAGWALAGNAFTAYGPRLAPATARHEVLPTAAAMLRLAPALLAAGRTVPAAQAWPLYVRDKVAQTTEERAAIKAAAAAVAVPPSPA
- a CDS encoding helix-turn-helix domain-containing protein, whose amino-acid sequence is MSTTVDLVQALKNELKSARMTYADLARSLDMAESSVKRMLAKSDMPLSRVDAICRALKIDFAELARRVADAQPLLKELTHEQEKAVVKDKKLLLVAISVLSQWTLEQIVASYRITEPECIGCLAQLDRIGIIELRPLNRYRLKLAKTFRWRPHGPVMEFFRENVVLDYYKGGFDGPAEGLLLVHGSISRSLAPAFLERLQRVAQDFAQQHQTDQKLSAKDREGYTLLLGMRNWEFEAFTRLRRN